A region of Chitinophaga horti DNA encodes the following proteins:
- a CDS encoding SusC/RagA family TonB-linked outer membrane protein: MLNFIKKIACICALLGIYTAAAQAQAPAEGTLIKGKVLDSKTKDALIGVSVAEVDADGRIIKGTATDVEGNYVLRVSNLKNKITASYIGYRTNSQTLQGRTTVNFQMVSGSTDLNTVEIMGGRMTNNGMLPIKERNSTLSIAKINAKELEEMQAASIDQALQGRLSGVDITATSGDPGAAMNIRIRGVSSISSTGNPLIVVDGMPLETEIPGDFNFGAADEQGYAQLLNISPADIKDISVLKDAAATAVWGSRAANGVLVITTKRGNIGKPAITYTFKGSKSYLPEALPLLSGDQYSTLIPEAFMNRTGLPLNTTTVREFNYDPNDPYWYHNYSNNVNWIDAISQVGNLQDHNISMSGGGEKARYFASTGFFNQKGTTLGTGLKRISTRINLDYYISEKIRIFTSIAYTHSDLQRSYLSDKDGAIRGMAYIKMPNMSVFEYDENGNLTPNYFSPVSNIQGTYSRIFNPVAMADKAKYTVGGDRVIPRFQLNYDIIKDVLKTTMDVQFDINNTKNKSFLPQIATGRPNTETVVNRAYDGDIDVFNIVTKFDLVYTPQFKNPDHHLLTFLSVIGSDAKAVSQELMTSNTASSLITDPSAPSRTQNQELNAASGISQTRAIGAVITAQYDWKEKYIVNATIRGDGNSRFGPNYRYGTFPSISVRWRLSAENFLNKIKILDDLSFRASYGQSGEAPRYDYTFYNRYATYNWSYLGEAGVFPATMELKNLRWQTIHGSNIGGNISMWGGRFRADVDIYRNRTKDLFFNGLQIGSYNGYSGVNMNVGTLDNQGWEVAMWTTPIKRKDWNIGFNLNISRNENIIREISEFYPSTQGDVTRLGEYMRLLQIDNPFGSFYGYRYKGVYTDREATRAKGPDGKPILGPTGQVVYTRFGYPTLDYTFQPGDAMYEDINHDGNINYMDVVYLGNSNPKLSGGFGPSFAWKNKFFISTFFNFRLGYDIINGTKMNTTNMYFFDNQSTAVLRRWRKEGDVTDIPRALINGGYNWLGSDRYVENASFVRFRTITGRYTFDPKFVNNKLKMKNLSAYVTAENLFTLTRYTGQDPEITATGSDPFRIAYDYSMTPPAKIFTIGLVAGF; this comes from the coding sequence ATGCTGAATTTTATAAAAAAGATAGCTTGCATATGCGCGCTGCTCGGCATTTACACCGCCGCTGCGCAGGCGCAGGCCCCGGCGGAAGGCACCCTCATTAAAGGGAAGGTGCTCGACTCCAAAACAAAGGACGCCCTCATTGGGGTATCCGTTGCCGAGGTTGATGCCGATGGCCGTATTATTAAAGGCACCGCCACCGATGTGGAAGGCAACTACGTGTTACGCGTAAGTAACCTGAAGAACAAGATCACCGCCTCCTACATCGGTTACCGTACCAACTCACAAACCTTGCAAGGCCGCACCACCGTTAACTTCCAGATGGTGAGCGGCAGCACGGACCTTAACACGGTGGAAATCATGGGTGGTCGTATGACCAACAATGGTATGCTACCCATCAAGGAACGTAACTCCACCCTCTCGATCGCGAAGATCAATGCGAAAGAACTGGAAGAGATGCAGGCCGCCAGTATTGACCAGGCATTGCAGGGCCGTTTGAGCGGTGTGGATATTACTGCTACGAGCGGCGATCCGGGAGCAGCGATGAACATCCGTATCCGTGGTGTATCATCGATCAGCAGCACCGGTAACCCACTGATCGTAGTAGATGGTATGCCCCTGGAAACAGAGATCCCCGGCGACTTTAACTTTGGCGCAGCAGACGAGCAGGGATATGCACAGTTATTGAACATTTCACCGGCAGATATCAAAGACATCAGCGTACTGAAAGATGCGGCCGCCACCGCAGTATGGGGTTCCCGCGCAGCGAACGGCGTACTGGTGATCACGACTAAACGTGGCAACATTGGTAAACCTGCCATTACGTATACGTTTAAAGGCTCCAAGTCTTACCTGCCGGAAGCGCTGCCTTTGCTGAGCGGCGACCAGTACTCTACCCTCATCCCCGAGGCGTTTATGAACCGTACCGGCCTGCCATTAAACACTACCACCGTACGCGAGTTCAATTACGACCCGAACGATCCTTACTGGTACCATAACTACAGCAACAACGTAAACTGGATTGATGCCATCTCACAGGTAGGTAACCTGCAGGACCACAATATCAGCATGAGTGGTGGTGGTGAAAAAGCCCGCTACTTTGCTTCTACCGGCTTCTTTAACCAAAAAGGTACCACACTGGGTACAGGCCTTAAAAGGATCAGCACACGTATCAACCTTGACTATTACATTTCTGAAAAGATCCGCATATTCACCAGCATCGCGTACACGCACAGCGACCTGCAGCGCAGCTACCTGAGCGACAAAGACGGTGCGATCCGCGGTATGGCGTATATTAAGATGCCGAACATGAGCGTTTTTGAATATGACGAAAACGGCAACCTTACGCCTAACTACTTCTCACCGGTATCGAACATCCAGGGTACTTATAGTCGTATCTTTAACCCGGTAGCCATGGCCGATAAAGCCAAGTATACCGTTGGTGGCGACAGGGTGATACCCAGGTTCCAGCTCAACTACGACATCATCAAAGACGTGCTGAAAACCACCATGGACGTTCAGTTTGACATCAACAACACGAAAAATAAAAGCTTCCTGCCACAAATCGCCACTGGCCGCCCGAATACAGAAACAGTGGTAAACCGTGCTTACGACGGCGACATTGATGTATTCAACATCGTTACCAAGTTCGATCTGGTATACACTCCACAGTTCAAGAATCCGGACCATCACCTGCTCACCTTCCTGAGCGTGATTGGCAGTGATGCGAAGGCAGTAAGCCAGGAGCTGATGACCTCTAACACAGCATCTTCTTTGATTACTGATCCGAGCGCACCTTCACGTACACAGAACCAGGAGCTGAACGCAGCTTCAGGCATTTCGCAAACACGTGCAATTGGCGCGGTAATTACTGCTCAATACGATTGGAAAGAGAAATACATTGTGAACGCAACGATCCGCGGCGACGGTAACTCCCGCTTCGGCCCGAACTACCGTTACGGCACCTTCCCTTCCATCTCGGTAAGATGGAGGCTGTCTGCAGAAAACTTCCTGAACAAGATAAAAATACTGGATGACCTCAGCTTCCGCGCCAGCTATGGCCAGAGCGGCGAGGCACCACGTTACGACTATACCTTCTACAACCGTTACGCTACCTACAACTGGAGCTACCTGGGCGAAGCAGGCGTATTCCCGGCAACGATGGAACTGAAAAACCTCCGCTGGCAAACCATTCACGGCAGCAACATCGGTGGTAACATTTCTATGTGGGGCGGTCGTTTCAGAGCAGATGTGGATATATACCGCAACCGTACCAAAGACCTGTTCTTTAACGGTCTGCAGATCGGCTCCTACAACGGTTACAGTGGCGTGAACATGAACGTGGGTACGCTCGACAACCAGGGTTGGGAAGTAGCGATGTGGACCACACCAATCAAACGTAAGGACTGGAACATCGGTTTTAACCTGAACATCTCCCGTAACGAAAACATCATCCGCGAGATCTCCGAGTTCTATCCAAGCACACAAGGCGATGTAACCAGGCTGGGTGAGTATATGCGCCTGTTACAGATCGACAATCCTTTCGGTTCGTTCTATGGTTACCGTTACAAAGGCGTATACACCGACAGAGAAGCTACCCGTGCGAAAGGTCCGGATGGCAAACCGATACTGGGCCCTACCGGCCAGGTGGTATATACCCGCTTCGGCTACCCTACCCTGGATTACACCTTCCAGCCGGGCGACGCGATGTATGAAGACATTAACCACGACGGCAACATCAACTATATGGACGTTGTATACCTTGGTAACAGCAACCCTAAGCTGTCGGGCGGTTTCGGTCCTTCGTTCGCATGGAAGAATAAATTCTTTATTTCTACCTTCTTCAACTTCAGGTTAGGTTACGACATCATCAACGGTACGAAGATGAACACTACCAATATGTACTTCTTCGACAACCAGAGCACCGCGGTATTACGCCGCTGGCGCAAAGAAGGCGACGTAACCGACATTCCGCGTGCGCTGATCAACGGCGGTTACAACTGGCTGGGCAGCGATCGTTATGTGGAGAATGCCTCTTTCGTGCGCTTCCGTACCATTACCGGCCGCTACACCTTCGATCCTAAGTTCGTGAACAACAAACTGAAGATGAAGAACCTGAGCGCATATGTAACTGCGGAAAACCTGTTTACCCTTACCCGTTATACCGGTCAGGACCCCGAGATAACCGCCACCGGCTCCGATCCGTTCAGGATTGCGTACGATTACTCGATGACGCCACCTGCAAAAATATTCACCATCGGCCTGGTAGCTGGGTTCTAA
- a CDS encoding fasciclin domain-containing protein: MRNLSYRLVLLAVLTMLAAGCKKKAWDEYYGRPDNLEPPIYQVLESKGNFKTLLAAIDKAGYKRTLSGAGYWTFFAPTDSAFDTYFKENNISGVAAMDSVACRKIVNYCLVYNAFKRERLGDYQANTGWVPNVAFRRRTAYYEGVYDGVNADGQTVKMIASNRNNNGTSYYVDADYNNKYIPYFVSNFMAGKTLTAADYNYFYPNTQYTGFNVANAKVTEQDIAAENGIVHVIDHVISALPGIDEYITKNPDYSEFKRLFDRYLLAYAINPTVTNNYRLLHGGNENVYIKIYAPNIAFSPNNENFLKMTDNDGQQNCYSMFVPNNAAFTAYLNSVLLENYANLESLPLPVVVDFVNAHMWQTAVWPSQFATSFNYVGEEARFNANTDVVDRKILSNGFFYGTNKVQEANVFTSVYGKAYLDPQFSMMTSLLNQELKFQISNIHQKFSIFLINNATLNAAGFFVDPTVDNNPALQWRYIPTNGGSHLTGSSALVRLLRVINLHVIPGVDLADLQNGSVALSYGGEFVKFQNNTVWAAGNLDSSNVANLVWKKTAKNGTANNINRVLNFSETVIGKHIEKLGTAAGSQHNYFWQFLRNSSIYTAANGDILNVAAGTFYTVFVPNNAAISQAVADGLLPGTPAAPAFNPASLADKEKVNSFIYNHILNKKTVATDGIESGSFETLYRNNAGEPGGVFVDNSVRNAMVLTDAHSRKSNIILAQSNFLSNRCVIHLIDNYLKY, translated from the coding sequence ATGAGAAACTTGTCTTACAGATTAGTATTACTCGCTGTCCTTACCATGCTGGCCGCCGGCTGTAAAAAGAAGGCCTGGGATGAGTATTATGGCCGCCCCGACAATTTGGAGCCGCCTATTTACCAGGTGCTCGAAAGCAAGGGTAACTTTAAAACCCTCCTGGCCGCCATTGATAAAGCCGGTTACAAAAGGACCTTATCCGGCGCCGGCTACTGGACCTTCTTTGCGCCCACTGATTCGGCCTTCGACACGTACTTTAAAGAGAACAACATTAGCGGCGTAGCGGCTATGGACAGCGTAGCCTGTCGCAAAATCGTTAACTACTGCCTGGTGTACAACGCCTTCAAAAGAGAAAGGCTCGGCGACTACCAGGCCAACACCGGTTGGGTACCCAACGTAGCCTTCAGGCGCCGTACTGCGTACTATGAGGGTGTGTATGATGGCGTTAACGCAGACGGACAAACCGTTAAAATGATCGCCAGCAACCGTAACAACAACGGTACATCGTATTACGTAGATGCAGATTACAACAACAAGTACATACCTTACTTCGTATCCAACTTCATGGCAGGTAAAACACTTACCGCTGCCGATTATAACTATTTCTACCCGAACACGCAGTACACCGGCTTTAACGTGGCAAATGCCAAAGTAACAGAGCAGGACATTGCAGCGGAAAACGGTATCGTTCACGTGATCGACCACGTGATCAGCGCGCTGCCGGGGATAGACGAGTATATCACTAAAAATCCCGACTACAGCGAATTTAAAAGACTGTTCGACCGTTACCTGCTGGCGTATGCCATCAACCCGACCGTTACGAACAACTACAGGCTCCTGCATGGAGGTAACGAAAACGTATATATCAAAATTTACGCTCCCAACATCGCATTCTCACCCAATAACGAGAACTTTTTAAAGATGACGGATAACGATGGTCAGCAGAACTGTTACAGCATGTTTGTTCCGAACAATGCGGCCTTTACTGCTTACCTAAACAGCGTGCTGCTTGAAAACTACGCCAACCTGGAGTCGCTGCCGCTGCCGGTAGTAGTCGATTTCGTAAACGCACACATGTGGCAAACAGCGGTATGGCCCAGCCAGTTCGCTACTTCCTTTAACTACGTGGGTGAGGAAGCGCGCTTTAACGCCAACACCGACGTAGTGGACCGTAAAATACTGAGCAACGGCTTCTTCTACGGCACCAATAAAGTGCAGGAAGCGAACGTGTTCACCAGCGTATACGGAAAAGCTTACCTGGACCCGCAGTTCTCGATGATGACAAGCCTGCTGAACCAGGAACTAAAATTCCAGATCTCGAACATTCACCAGAAGTTTTCCATCTTCCTGATAAATAACGCGACCCTTAACGCAGCCGGTTTCTTCGTAGATCCTACAGTAGATAACAACCCCGCGTTGCAATGGCGTTATATTCCAACGAACGGCGGCTCACACCTTACCGGCTCTTCCGCCCTGGTGCGCCTGCTGCGTGTGATCAACCTCCATGTGATCCCGGGTGTAGACCTGGCTGACCTGCAGAACGGTAGCGTAGCCCTCTCCTATGGCGGCGAATTTGTGAAATTCCAGAACAATACCGTTTGGGCGGCTGGCAACCTGGATAGCAGCAATGTTGCCAACCTCGTATGGAAAAAAACAGCAAAGAACGGCACGGCGAACAACATCAACCGCGTACTTAATTTCTCTGAAACCGTTATCGGCAAGCATATTGAGAAACTGGGCACGGCCGCTGGCTCTCAGCATAACTACTTCTGGCAGTTCCTGAGAAACTCCAGCATTTATACCGCAGCCAATGGCGACATCCTGAACGTGGCAGCCGGTACTTTCTACACCGTATTTGTTCCGAACAATGCAGCGATCTCACAGGCTGTGGCTGATGGCTTACTGCCAGGCACACCTGCCGCACCGGCCTTTAACCCGGCATCACTGGCAGATAAAGAAAAGGTGAACTCGTTTATCTACAATCACATCCTGAACAAGAAGACAGTAGCGACAGACGGTATTGAAAGCGGATCTTTTGAAACGCTGTACCGCAATAATGCCGGCGAGCCAGGTGGCGTGTTCGTAGACAATTCCGTTCGCAACGCCATGGTACTTACGGATGCGCATAGCCGCAAATCCAACATCATACTGGCACAAAGTAACTTCCTGAGCAATCGTTGCGTGATCCACCTGATCGACAACTATTTAAAATATTAA
- a CDS encoding glycoside hydrolase family 2 TIM barrel-domain containing protein: MKKFSTIFLACSLFAATTAMSQKKERAVWSKEKANTWYAKLPWLAGADYLPANAINQLEMWQAESFDSAQIDKELAWAESIGMNVMRVYLHHLAWQVDPAGFKKRVATYLDIAGKHGIKTVFVLFDDCWNNTYKAGKQPAPKPGIHNSGWVQDPGMLAFMDLNYVAGLEKYVKDVLQSFRNDQRILLWDLYNEPGNSGLGNHSMPLLKQTFSWGRQIDPSQPLSAGVWRLDLKELNEFQLQNSDVITYHNYHTPDVHQRWIDSFLVQTGKPLICTEYMARTRGSRFDNVMPMLKKQKIAAINWGFVAGKSNTIYAWDTPMPDGAEPKVWFHDIFRQDGTPFDQKEVDLIKQLTGKK; this comes from the coding sequence ATGAAGAAATTCTCGACGATCTTTTTGGCTTGCAGCCTGTTTGCCGCCACTACCGCAATGTCGCAAAAGAAAGAACGCGCCGTTTGGAGTAAAGAAAAAGCGAATACCTGGTATGCTAAGCTGCCATGGCTGGCGGGTGCCGACTACCTTCCTGCCAACGCCATCAACCAGCTGGAGATGTGGCAGGCCGAAAGCTTCGACAGTGCGCAAATCGACAAGGAGCTGGCATGGGCCGAAAGTATTGGTATGAACGTGATGCGTGTATACCTGCACCACCTCGCCTGGCAGGTAGATCCCGCGGGTTTTAAGAAGCGGGTGGCCACTTACCTGGATATTGCGGGTAAACACGGAATCAAGACGGTGTTCGTGCTGTTCGACGATTGCTGGAACAATACTTACAAAGCGGGCAAACAACCGGCTCCTAAACCGGGTATACACAACTCCGGCTGGGTGCAGGACCCCGGCATGCTGGCCTTCATGGACCTGAACTATGTGGCCGGACTGGAGAAATACGTGAAAGATGTATTGCAGTCGTTCCGCAACGACCAGCGCATTCTCCTGTGGGACCTGTACAACGAACCGGGTAACTCGGGCCTGGGTAACCACAGCATGCCGCTGCTGAAACAAACGTTTAGCTGGGGCAGGCAAATAGATCCATCGCAGCCTTTATCTGCCGGTGTTTGGCGCCTCGACCTGAAAGAGCTGAACGAGTTCCAGCTGCAAAACTCGGATGTGATCACTTATCACAACTATCACACGCCCGATGTGCACCAGCGCTGGATCGACTCCTTCCTGGTACAAACCGGTAAACCGCTGATCTGTACAGAATACATGGCCCGCACCCGCGGCAGCCGCTTCGATAATGTGATGCCGATGCTGAAAAAGCAAAAGATTGCTGCCATCAACTGGGGCTTCGTGGCCGGTAAAAGTAATACGATCTACGCCTGGGATACCCCAATGCCTGATGGTGCCGAACCGAAAGTGTGGTTCCACGACATCTTCCGCCAGGATGGTACGCCATTCGACCAGAAAGAAGTAGACCTGATCAAGCAACTCACCGGGAAAAAATAA
- a CDS encoding glycoside hydrolase family 127 protein produces MIKRMMMWALMLTPFSSMAQQPLAPLKYEPLPLGAIQPQGWLLDQLHIMKTGATGTLDEYYWKVKNDNGWLGGKGDGWEETPYWLDGAVPLAYLLNDAGLKKKVQAYIDWSLVHQRPSGFFGPLTKNERAGKKTEDDCANGEDWWPRMVMLKVLQQYYTATNDKRVLPFMTKYFRYQLNSLKTCPIGKWTDWATARGGDNLHSIYWLYRQTGDAFLLELGDLVYQQTTPWTRYFGERNWVMEAAAQQNGQAWMDRHGVNVAMGIKLPAIYHQAKGGHVYLDSLRTGFKDIMTLHGLPHGMFSSDEDLHGNDPQQGIELCATVETMYSLEEILSITGEQSWADAIERMTFNALPGQITDDFISRQYFQVANQVQVTRGVFQFSLPFNREMNNVFGPYAGYTCCTANMHQGWTKFTANLWYATPDKGLAALLYSPSKVTAKVGNNAVPVTVTEQTDYPFGDRISLTVNTKQSVTFPLSLRVPAWCKQAAVLVNGQAYGKATGGNMVRIERTWKNNDKVELQLPMEVTTSNWAKNSRTVERGPLVYALKIEEEWRKDSIKEEGVYYQVLPKSDWNYGLPREVIKDPAKFLEVKTRAMPSRFVWNATSSPVEIVTKGKKIPEWKIVDGVARQPVTTREDVYQGKVDPTEHRITLIPYGCSKLRIVAFPVVP; encoded by the coding sequence GTGATAAAAAGGATGATGATGTGGGCGCTGATGCTCACCCCTTTCAGCAGTATGGCCCAACAGCCGTTGGCGCCCCTGAAATACGAGCCGCTACCCCTGGGCGCTATTCAACCCCAGGGATGGCTGCTGGACCAGCTGCACATCATGAAGACCGGCGCTACCGGTACGTTGGACGAATATTACTGGAAGGTAAAGAATGATAACGGCTGGTTAGGCGGCAAGGGCGACGGCTGGGAGGAAACGCCTTACTGGCTGGATGGTGCTGTGCCTTTGGCCTACCTGTTAAACGACGCGGGCTTGAAAAAGAAAGTGCAGGCCTACATTGACTGGTCTCTCGTCCACCAGCGCCCTTCCGGCTTTTTTGGTCCGCTCACGAAGAATGAGCGTGCCGGTAAAAAGACGGAAGATGATTGTGCCAATGGCGAAGACTGGTGGCCACGGATGGTGATGCTGAAAGTATTACAGCAGTACTACACCGCTACCAACGACAAACGTGTGCTCCCTTTCATGACCAAATATTTCCGCTACCAGTTGAACAGCCTGAAGACCTGCCCCATCGGCAAGTGGACAGACTGGGCCACGGCGCGCGGAGGTGATAACCTGCACAGCATCTACTGGCTGTATCGCCAAACCGGCGATGCCTTCCTGTTAGAACTGGGCGACCTCGTATACCAGCAAACCACGCCCTGGACACGCTACTTCGGCGAACGTAACTGGGTAATGGAGGCTGCCGCACAACAAAACGGGCAGGCCTGGATGGACCGGCATGGCGTGAACGTAGCCATGGGTATTAAGCTGCCCGCCATCTACCACCAGGCGAAAGGCGGTCATGTTTACCTGGATTCGCTCCGCACCGGTTTCAAAGACATCATGACCCTGCACGGCCTGCCACACGGCATGTTCTCGTCCGACGAGGACCTGCACGGCAATGATCCCCAACAGGGCATAGAACTCTGCGCAACCGTAGAAACGATGTACTCCCTGGAGGAAATACTGTCTATCACCGGCGAGCAGTCCTGGGCCGACGCCATTGAACGCATGACCTTCAATGCGCTGCCCGGGCAGATCACCGACGATTTCATATCGCGGCAATACTTCCAGGTGGCGAACCAGGTACAGGTGACGCGTGGCGTGTTCCAGTTTTCGCTGCCCTTTAACCGGGAAATGAATAACGTGTTTGGTCCATACGCCGGTTACACCTGTTGTACCGCGAACATGCACCAGGGCTGGACGAAATTCACCGCTAACCTGTGGTACGCCACGCCCGATAAAGGACTGGCGGCACTGTTGTACAGCCCGAGTAAAGTAACTGCCAAAGTCGGCAACAACGCCGTACCAGTAACCGTTACCGAACAAACCGATTATCCTTTCGGTGACCGGATCAGCCTGACTGTAAATACCAAACAATCCGTCACCTTCCCGCTCAGCCTGCGGGTGCCTGCCTGGTGTAAACAGGCAGCTGTGCTGGTAAACGGCCAGGCCTACGGCAAAGCCACTGGTGGTAACATGGTACGAATCGAGCGTACCTGGAAAAACAACGACAAAGTAGAACTGCAACTACCGATGGAAGTGACCACCAGCAACTGGGCGAAGAACTCCCGAACAGTTGAACGCGGCCCGCTGGTATATGCGTTAAAGATTGAAGAGGAGTGGCGTAAGGATTCCATTAAGGAAGAAGGCGTTTATTACCAGGTGTTGCCTAAAAGCGACTGGAACTATGGCCTTCCCCGCGAAGTGATCAAAGACCCCGCGAAGTTCCTGGAAGTAAAGACCCGCGCCATGCCTTCCAGGTTCGTATGGAACGCCACCAGTAGTCCCGTCGAAATCGTTACCAAAGGCAAAAAGATACCTGAATGGAAGATCGTCGACGGTGTGGCCAGGCAGCCTGTCACCACCCGCGAGGACGTATACCAGGGCAAAGTAGACCCCACGGAACACCGTATTACCCTGATCCCGTATGGCTGTTCGAAGCTCAGGATCGTGGCGTTTCCGGTGGTGCCGTAA
- a CDS encoding alpha-galactosidase: protein MKRCVLAMLALLPTGVLLAQEPIVASTEHLQLVFAVDKGKVFQTYFGERLTDPKDVTQLPKRHEAYITAGTDNLFEPAIQALHTDGNPSLDLRYVQTERKIKDGVNTTIIRMKDPKYPFEVALHIAAYMKEDVFKTWTEIRHQEKGVVKLSNYASGMLHFDRQHYYLTQFHGDWAEEMKMQEAELTSGIKVLDTKLGTRAAMYQSPFFMLSLNELSGEKHGEVIAGALAWTGNFRFAFELDERNSLRVIAGINPYASEYPLAPNTTFETPGFVFTYSAAGRQGLSDRLHRWVARHAVLDGDKERMVLLNNWEATFFDFNESKLSTLFGEGHDLGADLFLLDDGWFANKYPRNNDAAGLGDWDVNRTKLPNGIGQLVKTAEGKGIKFGIWLEPEMVNPKSELYEKHPDWILKLPNRDEHYYRNQLVLDLVNPKVQDFVYDVVDKTLRESPGIAYIKWDCNRMITNAYSPYLKGNQATLYIDYVRGLYKVLDRVRARYPHLPMMLCSGGGARVDFGALPYFSEFWASDNTDGVERVYMQWGYSYFFPSFTVAAHVTSWGKQSLKFRTDVAMMGRLGYDIELDKLSEKELAFSRKAVATYKQLQPVIAHGSLYRLVSPYAENRAVLMYVNENRGKAVLFAYNLHTRYREDLQLVKLEGLDPAKRYRIREVNLEGEKSRLGVNDKVYSGDYLMKQGVAVSPGEALQSAVLEITAE from the coding sequence ATGAAGAGATGCGTATTAGCCATGCTGGCACTGCTACCCACGGGCGTGCTGCTGGCCCAGGAACCCATTGTTGCCTCCACCGAACACCTGCAACTGGTGTTTGCGGTAGATAAAGGCAAGGTGTTCCAGACTTATTTCGGCGAACGACTGACCGATCCCAAAGATGTAACCCAGTTACCCAAACGGCACGAAGCGTACATCACTGCCGGTACCGACAACCTGTTCGAGCCCGCCATCCAGGCGCTGCATACGGATGGTAATCCCTCGCTGGACCTGCGTTACGTGCAAACGGAGCGCAAGATAAAAGACGGCGTAAATACCACGATCATCCGTATGAAGGACCCGAAATATCCTTTCGAAGTGGCCCTTCACATCGCTGCCTACATGAAGGAAGACGTGTTTAAGACCTGGACAGAAATCCGCCACCAGGAGAAAGGCGTCGTAAAACTGAGCAACTATGCCTCGGGCATGCTGCATTTCGACCGGCAACATTACTATCTCACCCAGTTCCATGGCGATTGGGCGGAGGAAATGAAGATGCAGGAAGCGGAACTGACGAGCGGCATCAAGGTGTTGGATACCAAACTCGGCACCCGTGCTGCGATGTACCAGTCGCCGTTCTTTATGCTGTCGCTTAACGAGTTGTCGGGCGAAAAGCATGGTGAGGTAATTGCCGGCGCGCTGGCCTGGACGGGCAACTTCCGTTTTGCTTTTGAGCTGGATGAACGCAACTCCCTGCGCGTAATTGCCGGTATTAATCCATATGCTTCCGAATACCCGCTGGCGCCAAATACGACGTTTGAAACGCCCGGTTTCGTGTTTACGTACTCCGCCGCCGGCCGCCAGGGACTGAGCGACCGCCTGCACCGCTGGGTAGCCCGTCACGCTGTGCTGGATGGGGATAAAGAGCGGATGGTGCTGCTTAATAACTGGGAAGCCACGTTCTTCGACTTTAATGAATCTAAGCTGTCGACCCTCTTCGGTGAAGGGCACGACCTGGGTGCTGACCTCTTCCTGCTGGATGATGGCTGGTTTGCCAATAAATATCCCCGCAACAACGACGCTGCCGGCCTGGGCGACTGGGACGTGAACCGTACCAAACTGCCTAACGGCATTGGTCAGCTCGTGAAAACCGCGGAAGGCAAGGGCATTAAGTTCGGCATCTGGCTCGAACCTGAAATGGTGAACCCCAAGAGCGAACTCTATGAAAAACACCCCGACTGGATACTGAAGCTGCCAAACCGCGACGAACACTATTACCGCAACCAGCTTGTGCTCGACCTGGTGAATCCGAAGGTGCAGGATTTCGTGTACGACGTGGTCGATAAAACCCTGCGCGAAAGCCCCGGCATTGCATATATAAAGTGGGATTGCAACCGTATGATCACGAATGCATACTCACCGTACCTGAAAGGAAACCAGGCTACCCTGTACATCGATTACGTACGCGGTTTGTATAAGGTGCTCGACCGCGTGCGCGCCAGGTACCCACATCTACCCATGATGTTATGCTCCGGCGGCGGCGCCCGTGTGGACTTTGGCGCTTTGCCTTACTTCTCCGAGTTCTGGGCCAGCGACAATACAGATGGGGTGGAGCGTGTGTACATGCAATGGGGATACAGCTACTTTTTCCCATCGTTTACCGTTGCCGCACACGTTACGTCCTGGGGTAAACAGTCGCTGAAGTTTCGTACGGACGTGGCGATGATGGGCCGACTGGGTTACGATATTGAGTTGGATAAACTCAGTGAAAAAGAACTGGCGTTCAGCCGCAAAGCCGTTGCCACTTACAAGCAGCTGCAACCCGTGATCGCCCATGGCAGCCTGTACCGCTTAGTTTCTCCCTACGCAGAGAACCGCGCCGTGCTGATGTATGTAAATGAAAATCGCGGTAAGGCCGTGTTATTCGCCTATAACCTGCATACCCGCTACCGTGAAGACCTGCAGCTCGTAAAGCTCGAAGGGCTCGATCCAGCGAAGCGTTACCGCATCCGCGAAGTAAACCTGGAAGGGGAGAAGTCGCGTTTAGGGGTCAACGACAAAGTGTACTCCGGTGATTACCTGATGAAACAGGGCGTGGCCGTATCACCGGGAGAGGCCTTGCAAAGTGCGGTGTTGGAGATTACGGCGGAATGA